The following proteins are encoded in a genomic region of Brachyhypopomus gauderio isolate BG-103 unplaced genomic scaffold, BGAUD_0.2 sc69, whole genome shotgun sequence:
- the peds1b gene encoding plasmanylethanolamine desaturase 1 has translation MASGSDDNDDGGNFQETEPSSLVRASARWGPQHAGAQELANLYSPGKRCQEWISVVLCFALMAFNFFHLITLFHLGHIWYILLGTVAGILTADFASGLVHWGADTWGSVDLPIFGKAFIRPFREHHIDPTAITRHDFIETNGDNCMLTIVPLANMAFNFHTLSPVELYRVYPWYCYLFALAIFVTLTNQIHKWSHTYFGLPRWVILLQDLHIILPRKHHRVHHVAPHETYFCITTGWLNYPLEKLGFWRSLEDIIQGVTGEKPRSDDLKWAQKTQ, from the exons ATGGCGAGCGGCTCGGACGACAACGACGACGGAGGGAACTTTCAGGAAACCGAGCCAAGTTCGCTAGTTCGCGCTTCCGCAAGATGGGGCCCCCAGCACGCAGGAGCCCAGGAGCTCGCCAATTTATATTCACCCG GTAAGAGGTGCCAGGAGTGGATCAGTGTTGTTCTTTGCTTTGCACTCATGGCCTTTAACTTCTTTCATCTCATCACTCTCTTCCACCTGGGCCATATCTGGTACATCCTCCTGGGAACTG TAGCGGGAATCTTAACGGCAGACTTTGCATCTGGATTGGTTCACTGGGGTGCTGACACGTGGGGGTCCGTGGATCTGCCTATCTTTGGAAAG GCCTTCATCCGGCCATTTCGAGAACATCACATCGATCCCACTGCTATCACCCGACATGATTTCATTGAGACAAATGGTGATAATTGCATGTTAACTATTGTTCCCTTGGCTAACATGGCCTTCAACTTTCACACGTTAAGCCCAG TGGAGCTCTATCGAGTCTACCCCTGGTACTGCTATCTGTTTGCTCTGGCCATCTTTGTGACGCTGACCAATCAGATCCATAAGTGGTCGCACACGTATTTTGGCCTGCCACGATGGGTCATCCTCCTGCAGGACTTGCACATCATCCTCCCTCGCAAACACCACAGAGTACACCATGTAGCACCTCACGAGACTTATTTCTGCATTACCACCG GCTGGTTGAACTACCCACTGGAGAAACTTGGCTTCTGGAGGAGTCTGGAGGACATCATACAGGGTGTCACGGGAGAGAAACCCAGATCTGATGACCTGAAGTGGGCCCAGAAGACCCAGTAA
- the cebpb gene encoding CCAAT/enhancer-binding protein beta, producing MEVVGIYERDCLAFHTGNSISPVSDGVYKQPTDGSMTKLGISEHEKAIDFSIYLDSALQYQQLVSQDEAQPGELFSDFLSEDAKNKRVAALQNYKNYISLADHEPNHLGYPALQETRVDTVFSPDFLGSFGKNHWRGDLNEEPRMDNSGGFDMRSYLQYQAAPSGSLGNISTASSSCSSPPGTPAPPGKGGSPQPGGKMPSMGKGKKRLDKDSEEYRQRRERNNLAVRKSRDKAKMRNLETQHKVLELAAENDRLQKRVEQLSRELATLRNLLSATGQC from the coding sequence ATGGAAGTGGTGGGTATTTACGAAAGGGACTGCCTTGCTTTCCACACTGGCAACAGTATCAGTCCCGTCAGCGACGGCGTATACAAGCAACCCACTGACGGCTCGATGACGAAACTCGGTATCTCCGAGCACGAGAAGGCGATAGATTTCAGCATCTACTTGGACTCCGCTCTTCAGTACCAGCAGCTCGTCAGCCAGGACGAGGCGCAGCCCGGGGAACTCTTCTCTGACTTTCTTTCAGAGGACGCCAAGAACAAGAGGGTTGCGGCGCTGCAGAATTACAAGAACTACATATCCCTGGCAGACCACGAACCGAACCATCTCGGCTATCCTGCACTGCAGGAGACGCGGGTCGACACGGTTTTCAGCCCGGACTTTCTTGGCAGTTTTGGGAAGAATCACTGGAGAGGCGACTTGAACGAAGAGCCACGGATGGATAACTCAGGAGGCTTTGACATGCGCTCGTATCTGCAGTACCAGGCGGCTCCTAGCGGGAGTCTCGGAAACATTTCCACAGCGTCTTCGTCTTGCTCCAGCCCCCCAGGTACACCAGCCCCGCCAGGTAAGGGAGGTTCACCTCAGCCTGGCGGCAAAATGCCCTCGATGGGCAAAGGGAAGAAGAGACTGGACAAGGACAGTGAGGAGTATAGACAACGCCGGGAGAGGAACAATCTTGCCGTGCGCAAAAGCAGAGACAAAGCCAAAATGCGCAATCTGGAGACGCAGCATAAAGTGCTGGAGCTTGCCGCCGAAAACGACCGTTTACAGAAGCGCGTGGAGCAGCTGTCACGAGAGTTGGCCACGCTGCGAAACCTGCTCTCCGCCACCGGTCAGTGCTAA